In Zingiber officinale cultivar Zhangliang chromosome 1A, Zo_v1.1, whole genome shotgun sequence, a genomic segment contains:
- the LOC122039081 gene encoding putative disease resistance protein At3g14460: protein MHDLEYEFGAFVIHDLIHDLAEMISAEETCRIKNNRQTKMLSTIRHLRVEEEEKLPLEFSGYDKLHTLLLRTNSPPDNLFEKLRSIRVLDVSWCDLQELSEHIGKLIHLRYLDISWNSEIKILPDSLCDLYNLQTLKVNGCSKLESIPQELGKLVNLRHIDAGYEFWNMIKLDVHRLTNLQELPTFSVREDDELKLGRLKDLTQLHGTLRIQNLENVVDSKEAQRAGLKSKVHLKKLVLEWNYWKLHGGKDAILDEEVIEGLQPHESLKMLKIRGYNGGRSPSWLMPKVLSNLEKLELVNCKGWDDVLPFIGQRLHLIELRMEDMPALKQLSHEFSGKCFPKLKVLNLLNLPALEEWSWTEGKDLFPCMRELRVRDCPKLNRLPSFPPSLEKLKISWCPSLIFNSKMKDDEEGGCYLPPALKVLELDNCGEYSKLLLECLSNLHLVTRLTIRHCPHITSIPPVQLVELQYLYISKCDELRRMECLGLLKSLERLKIVGCPKLVQLDVEDEQAARLLSSLRYLCVDNTALLKMFPLRNSLSFITELEIESCPEEMIFEEPILVRSLTAVTSLSFNRCDKLQSLPTELLHCLPFLKKLMVSNCPQLQSLPEIGLSPFLKTLEICNCPQIQPMPEDGLPMSLDVFHC, encoded by the coding sequence ATGCATGACCTTGAATACGAATTTGGTGCATTTGTGATACATGACCTTATACATGATTTAGCTGAAATGATTTCTGCGGAAGAGACTTGTAGGATTAAAAATAACAGACAAACAAAGATGCTTTCCACTATTCGGCATCTtcgagtagaagaagaagaaaaattgcCGTTGGAGTTCTCTGGATACGACAAGTTACACACCTTGCTGTTGAGAACAAATTCACCTCCCGATAACCTTTTTGAAAAATTAAGAAGCATTCGCGTTTTGGATGTAAGTTGGTGTGACTTGCAGGAGTTATCTGAACATATTGGTAAATTGATTCACCTCCGTTACCTTGATATATCATGGAAttctgaaattaaaattttgcctGACTCATTATGCGACCTTTATAATTTGCAAACACTGAAGGTAAACGGTTGTTCTAAACTGGAGTCTATACCACAAGAATTGGGTAAGTTGGTCAATTTGAGACACATTGATGCAGGTTACGAGTTTTGGAATATGATAAAGCTGGATGTACATAGACTAACTAATCTTCAAGAATTGCCAACATTTAGTGTTCGAGAGGATGATGAACTCAAGCTTGGACGACTAAAGGATTTGACACAGCTTCATGGAACACTTCGTATTCAAAATCTTGAGAATGTTGTTGATAGCAAAGAAGCACAGCGGGCTGGGTTAAAGAGCAAAGTCCACCTAAAAAAATTGGTGTTGGAATGGAATTATTGGAAACTGCATGGTGGGAAGGATGCCATATTGGACGAGGAAGTAATTGAAGGTCTGCAGCCACACGAATCACTTAAAATGTTGAAAATTAGAGGGTACAATGGAGGTAGGTCGCCTAGTTGGTTGATGCCAAAAGTTCTATCTAATTTGGAAAAGCTTGAATTAGTAAATTGCAAGGGATGGGATGATGTTCTGCCATTTATTGGTCAACGTTTGCATCTAATTGAACTTCGTATGGAAGACATGCCTGCTTTGAAACAACTGAGTCATGAATTTTCAGGCAAGTGTTTTCCAAAGTTGAAAGTGCTTAATTTATTGAATTTGCCGGCATTGGAGGAGTGGTCTTGGACTGAGGGCAAAGATCTATTTCCCTGCATGCGTGAACTTCGTGTCAGAGATTGTCCCAAACTAAACAGATTACCTTCCTTCCCTCCTTCcctagaaaaattgaaaatatcaTGGTGTCCCAGTCTCATATTTAATAGCAAAATGAAAGATGACGAGGAAGGTGGCTGCTATCTACCGCCCGCACTCAAGGTATTAGAATTGGACAACTGTGGCGAATATTCAAAACTTTTGCTTGAATGCTTGTCCAACCTTCATTTAGTTACTCGATTGACCATAAGGCATTGCCCACATATAACGTCTATTCCTCCGGTTCAATTGGTAGAACTGCAATATTTGTACATCTCTAAATGTGATGAGCTGAGACGGATGGAGTGCTTAGGACTCCTTAAATCCCTCGAGCGATTGAAGATCGTAGGATGTCCTAAGCTGGTTCAGTTGGATGTAGAAGATGAACAAGCAGCGAGGTTGTTGTCATCTCTGCGTTATTTATGCGTGGACAACACTGCTCTGCTTAAAATGTTTCCTCTGAGAAACTCACTGTCATTCATCACAGAACTTGAAATCGAATCATGTCCTGAGGAGATGATATTTGAGGAACCGATATTGGTGCGGAGCCTCACTGCTGTTACATCACTAAGCTTCAATCGTTGCGATAAACTACAATCTCTGCCGACTGAACTGCTGCATTGCCTTCCCTTCTTAAAAAAGTTAATGGTGTCTAACTGTCCACAGCTCCAATCACTGCCAGAGATAGGACTTTCTCCCTTTCTCAAAACACTAGAAATATGTAACTGTCCACAGATTCAACCGATGCCAGAGGATGGGCTTCCCATGTCACTAGATGTTTTCCATTGCTGA
- the LOC122015908 gene encoding disease resistance protein RGA2-like has protein sequence MAVSLTVVGGWFAQAFIQTLIDKASDKAIQLFAERRGFAADMETLCTSLLETQIILDKVQSSQSNDTKWKTLMQKLKDAAYDAEDLIDEFQYHVLRLKIKGEEEDKAVSGSGGLPNIFSAAKEKLFGSSHSLEEDAMRASVVEIQGRLERIANSMKSIMNVLPPNDRGKQPDQMKFQTRESCSSPVTDILFGRDKELNQVVEWLLGSANQVEPASGFLNDTFSVLSIVGIGGAGKTTLAQYAHKDNRVQDYFHLKIWICVSNNFTVQELAKSIIESVTLQKQYDNMGLESLQKILHQHIAQKKFLLVLDDVWSDNKRIWEKFCALLKVGAYGSKIIVTTRDMKISKMVSLVEPILLHGLDEDTFWQLFKKCSFGTLNPEEYPELEDIGRKIVRKLKGSPLAAKTLGGVLQSNLCQQHWATVMESDIWKVKQDEDDIMPALHLSYQYLNENLKQCFAFCSVFPKDYRFGKAELVRMWMAEGFIKDKNTRGWKMLEATIFLSLLTSLSFKNTNLVHL, from the coding sequence ATGGCGGTGTCACTGACAGTGGTGGGGGGATGGTTCGCGCAGGCCTTCATCCAGACCTTGATCGATAAGGCCAGCGACAAAGCCATCCAACTGTTTGCCGAACGCCGGGGTTTCGCGGCGGACATGGAAACTCTGTGCACGTCGCTTCTGGAGACTCAAATCATCCTTGACAAGGTACAGAGTAGTCAGAGCAACGACACCAAGTGGAAGACATTGATGCAGAAACTCAAGGATGCTGCTTATGATGCTGAGGACTTGATAGATGAGTTCCAATACCATGTACTCAGGCTGAAGATCAAAGGTGAAGAAGAGGACAAGGCAGTAAGTGGCTCCGGTGGCCTTCCCAACATTTTTTCTGCTGCAAAAGAAAAGTTGTTTGGTTCTTCTCATTCCTTGGAGGAAGATGCCATGAGAGCTAGCGTGGTGGAGATTCAAGGAAGGCTGGAGAGAATCGCTAACAGTATGAAGAGCATCATGAATGTGTTACCACCAAATGATAGAGGGAAGCAACCAGATCAGATGAAGTTTCAGACCAGAGAATCATGCTCTTCCCCGGTGACGGACATATTGTTTGGTAGAGATAAAGAACTAAATCAAGTGGTAGAGTGGTTGTTGGGGTCAGCTAATCAGGTGGAACCAGCATCAGGATTTCTCAATGATACCTTCTCCGTCTTGTCCATCGTCGGGATAGGAGGGGCCGGAAAGACTACTCTTGCTCAGTATGCGCACAAAGACAACAGAGTTCAGGACTATTTCCACCTCAAGATTTGGATCTGTGTGTCTAACAATTTCACGGTACAAGAACTCGCTAAATCTATAATAGAGTCAGTAACTCTACAAAAACAATATGATAATATGGGGTTAGAATCTCTTCAAAAAATACTCCATCAGCATATTGCACAAAAGAAGTTTCTGCTTGTTCTGGATGACGTGTGGAGCGATAATAAGAGAATCTGGGAGAAATTCTGTGCACTACTCAAAGTCGGAGCTTATGGTAGCAAAATCATTGTTACGACTCGAGatatgaaaatttctaaaatggtTAGCTTGGTGGAACCAATCTTGCTTCATGGTTTAGACGAAGATACCTTTTGGCAATTGTTCAAGAAATGCTCATTTGGCACACTTAACCCTGAAGAATATCCGGAGCTAGAAGACATTGGTAGAAAAATTGTTCGCAAGTTGAAGGGCTCACCATTAGCTGCAAAGACACTTGGCGGTGTTCTGCAATCAAATTTATGTCAGCAACACTGGGCCACCGTAATGGAGAGCGACATATGGAAAGTAAAACAAGATGAAGATGACATTATGCCAGCCCTGCATTTAAGTTATCAATATCTTAATGAAAATTTGAAGCAGTGTTTTGCTTTTTGCTCGGTGTTCCCTAAAGACTACAGATTTGGTAAAGCTGAGTTAGTTCGAATGTGGATGGCTGAAGGCTTCATCAAAGATAAAAACACAAGAGGATGGAAGATGTTGGAAGCGACTATTTTCTTGAGTTTGTTAACAAGTCTTTCTTTCAAGAATACGAATTTGGTGCATTTGTGA